In Corylus avellana chromosome ca2, CavTom2PMs-1.0, the following proteins share a genomic window:
- the LOC132169930 gene encoding disease resistance RPP13-like protein 4 yields MSKQTSSPNSSFEHLDLLSFLKSGRTTPFHIFIDFVIPQFLGQLSKRKQHLNSTQKEDNGLQERFDKIEKKLSDMENACGALKEWEDKVNKEFKDLILKNLDDAFKERTEAPKNCGGIEILEERLEGAWNVVSRLTNGFSSGNLESRSVKPSRFAKKLKLDFRNMIAESSILKEIQVVYDGLKDESKQSCLLCFSVFPQNVVIKRKALVHWWVGEKLLSSQTCGDKTAEEKGNNLFAEFIAKGIIESVSKKRRPSSELCKMHPLIRYAVIQLAETNNFIRFHPNGNPTADFSDKKNKRGFLVTTEEGSSELRELTYGFRLKQENVGTLFNVNEPYVDLREHSLSEMTNMRVLQLGRFQDQVKQADAVEVFDTEFLKGLKKMKHLRYLSLRGITRVRELPDSICKLPKLIIVDLHGCQYLEKLPEGIGSLTNLTRLDMSGCNFISHMPAGLAKLSKLQVLHGFLIGKPPKQKKISGETSGHDGEKVCKLKDLANLESLKKLSINVDARYKTDQDVAEQLIDLSKFKNLVSLSVAWPEKEQRIEQGNSTNTTTVSSSSASSLAKLELRYLPYSEMPHWVKCLNLKNLKKLYVRGGKLSQVQHPVGCEKWKVSILRLELLSELQMDWRQLRALFPQLRYVQKVKCPKLILFPCDDNGEWVSGESDTAEMSEEKLDSFSSPPNYKCDFDYLKFICNFKNYIPFRRTQ; encoded by the coding sequence ATGTCGAAACAAACCAGCTCTCCAAATTCTTCATTTGAGCATTTGGATCTTCTTTCATTCTTGAAATCTGGGCGAACCACGCCGTTCCATATATTCATCGATTTCGTCATCCCGCAGTTTCTAGGCCAATTATCCAAGAGAAAGCAACACCTTAATTCTACCCAAAAGGAGGACAATGGTCTACAAGAAAGGTTTGACAAAATCGAGAAGAAACTCAGTGACATGGAAAATGCCTGTGGGGCACTAAAGGAATGGGAAGACAAAGTCAACAAAGAGTTCAAAGATTTGATTCTCAAAAATTTGGACGATGCCTTCAAAGAAAGAACAGAAGCACCAAAAAATTGCGGAGGAATCGAAATCCTAGAAGAAAGGCTTGAAGGAGCCTGGAATGTTGTCTCAAGGTTAACCAACGGATTCTCTTCAGGTAATTTGGAGTCTAGAAGCGTCAAACCTTCCCGCTTCGCTAAGAAGTTAAAGCTAGACTTCCGAAATATGATCGCTGAGAGCTCGATTCTCAAGGAGATTCAGGTGGTCTACGATGGTCTAAAAGATGAATCGAAGCAGAGCTGTTTGCTCTGTTTCTCAGTGTTCCCTCAGAACGTGGTCATTAAGAGGAAAGCATTGGTCCACTGGTGGGTCGGCGAGAAGTTATTATCCTCCCAGACTTGTGGAGATAAGACTGCCGAGGAGAAGGGAAACAATTTGTTCGCAGAATTTATCGCCAAAGGCATCATTGAGAGCGTTTCCAAAAAGCGCAGACCAAGCTCAGAACTTTGCAAAATGCACCCGTTAATTCGGTACGCTGTGATTCAGCTTGCGGAAACAAACAACTTCATTCGCTTTCACCCAAATGGAAATCCAACTGCAGATTTCTCTGACAAGAAGAATAAGAGGGGTTTTCTAGTAACAACTGAAGAAGGATCGTCGGAACTTCGGGAGTTGACTTATGGCTTCCGTCTGAAGCAGGAGAATGTTGGAACTCTGTTTAATGTAAATGAGCCTTATGTTGATTTAAGAGAGCACAGTCTGTCAGAGATGACGAATATGAGAGTTCTTCAATTGGGTAGATTTCAGGACCAGGTTAAGCAGGCTGACGCTGTTGAAGTATTTGATACCGAGTTCTTGAAaggtttgaagaaaatgaaacatcTTAGATACTTGAGCCTCAGGGGAATCACTAGAGTTAGGGAGCTTCCAGATTCAATTTGCAAACTCCCCAAGCTAATCATCGTGGACCTCCATGGCTGTCAATATTTAGAGAAACTTCCAGAAGGGATAGGCTCACTGACAAACCTGACACGGTTAGACATGTCTGGGTGTAACTTCATTAGCCACATGCCAGCTGGACTTGCCAAGCTCTCAAAACTCCAAGTCCTTCATGGGTTTTTGATTGGTAAACCACCCAAACAAAAGAAGATTTCCGGGGAAACTTCAGGGCACGACGGCGAGAAGGTCTGCAAGCTGAAAGATTTGGCAAATCTGGAAAGTTTGAAGAAGTTGAGCATAAATGTAGACGCAAGGTATAAGACTGATCAGGACGTAGCGGAGCAGCTGATtgatttatcaaaatttaaaaacctcGTGTCATTATCGGTAGCATGGCCAGAGAAAGAGCAGAGGATCGAACAGGGAAATTCAACCAACACAACTACGGTATCTTCATCGTCTGCTTCTTCTTTAGCGAAACTGGAGCTCCGGTATCTCCCTTATTCTGAGATGCCTCATTGGGTAAAGTGCTTAAACCTGAAGAACCTGAAGAAGCTGTATGTAAGGGGAGGAAAGCTATCGCAAGTACAGCACCCAGTGGGTTGCGAGAAATGGAAGGTTAGCATTCTACGGTTGGAGTTGTTGAGTGAATTGCAGATGGATTGGCGGCAACTGCGAGCACTGTTTCCACAGTTGAGGTACGTGCAGAAAGTCAAATGTCCTAAACTCATTTTGTTCCCCTGTGACGATAATGGAGAGTGGGTGAGCGGGGAATCAGATACAGCAGAAATGTCAGAAGAAAAACTAGACTCTTTTTCAAGTCCTCCTAATTATAAATGTGATTTTGATTATCTCAAAttcatttgtaattttaaaaattacattccaTTTAGGAGGACACAATGA
- the LOC132169934 gene encoding uncharacterized protein LOC132169934 → MELPIANNVQRLWEAWNFRVCIILSLLLQALLVLASHFRKRTRSKLLLVFIWLAYLLGDWIAVFSIGLISKSQEDACKPKGKEDLTAFWASFLLLHLGGPDTITSFSLEDNEFWLRHLIGLILQVLATAYIFYQSLSDQSKLWIPTTMVFAVGTIKYAERTRALYLASLSQFGGSVLLEPNPGPDYEEAIEIYSSMRSVQVPSHVEVMQTSDAGNPMDSLSTSEEKCLKPFGNPIGLDDMQLLEEASRLFEIFKGLIVGLLLSSKERELSRDFILTRTATDAFRLIECELNFMYEVLHTKINVVRCQTGYMLRFVSFISILATLMVVSIEKPFVFRNKFDARLTYALLIGTLALEAISVLMLIFSNRTLIALKSSWRKFIPAILLKRRRWSRSVSQ, encoded by the coding sequence ATGGAACTCCCTATCGCCAACAATGTCCAGAGGCTATGGGAGGCATGGAATTTCCGGGTCTGTATTATCCTAAGCCTCTTGCTCCAGGCACTTTTAGTTTTAGCGTCGCACTTCAGGAAACGGACGAGGAGCAAATTGCTTCTCGTGTTCATATGGCTGGCATACTTGCTTGGCGACTGGATTGCTGTCTTCTCCATTGGGCTCATCTCCAAAAGCCAAGAAGACGCTTGTAAACCAAAAGGGAAAGAGGATCTCACTGCATTCTGGGCTTCCTTTCTTTTGTTGCATCTTGGCGGCCCCGATACCATTACTTcgttttctcttgaggataatGAGTTTTGGCTGAGGCACTTGATTGGTCTCATATTGCAGGTTCTGGCAACTGCTTATATCTTCTATCAGTCGCTTTCAGATCAAAGCAAGCTATGGATTCCCACTACAATGGTGTTTGCTGTGGGAACTATCAAGTATGCAGAGCGGACGCGTGCCCTGTATCTTGCGAGCTTGAGCCAATTCGGGGGTTCAGTGTTGCTGGAGCCAAATCCTGGGCCTGACTATGAAGAAGCCATTGAGATATACTCTTCTATGAGGTCGGTCCAGGTTCCATCACATGTGGAGGTGATGCAAACCTCGGATGCTGGGAATCCTATGGATTCTCTGTCCACAAGTGAAGAAAAGTGTTTGAAGCCCTTTGGAAACCCGATCGGGTTAGACGACATGCAATTACTGGAAGAAGCATCTCGCCTCTTTGAAATCTTCAAGGGGCTTATTGTAGGCCtccttttgagctcaaaagagagagaattgagcCGAGATTTTATTCTCACTAGAACTGCCACTGACGCATTCAGACTAATAGAGTGTGAGCTTAATTTCATGTACGAGGTTCTCCACACCAAGATTAATGTTGTTCGTTGCCAAACTGGCTACATGCTCCGCTTTGTTAGCTTCATTTCAATCCTAGCAACATTAATGGTGGTTTCAATTGAGAAGCCGTTTGTGTTTCGGAACAAGTTCGATGCCAGACTTACTTATGCCTTGCTCATTGGGACATTAGCCCTCGAGGCCATATCGGTGTTGATGCTTATTTTTTCTAACAGGACCCTCATTGCCTTGAAGAGTAGCTGGAGAAAATTCATTCCAGCAATCCTTCTGAAAAGAAGAAGGTGGTCTAGATCTGTTTCCCAGTAG
- the LOC132169935 gene encoding uncharacterized protein LOC132169935: MSGYVFNVLLDGFKRVWQSWNLRGCIALSLGMQASLLLLSPWRKRTRRKLIHASVWMAYLLCDWIAAVAIGLITKNKGDDARDHKPPKEGSHEAEFMAFWASFLLLHLGGPDTITSYAIEDNQFWFRHFTGLVVQLLSTSYIFYQTFPKHNKLWIPTALVFVAGTIKYAERTRALYLSSLVRFGRSVLPNADPGPQYEAAVKKGTVDLQSRREVPEIKYPEVSPHEKMDWDSKIKLLKVAHRLFKKFKGLIVGYLLSSKDREWSRQFFLSINARQAFKIIAYELNFIYDLLHTKVVVVRCRVGYIFRFIGISSLLGAFLAFRSIEKKHLFEKEFDIKLSYALLFGALAFEAVTLLMLIFCDWTTIALTHEWSKRIAFFVLRTERWSRSISQYDMISHCLKGPAEWLSKFANDFVHLGEILDKICILLFSRTLVVTEDLKKFIFEQLRMKSLTANDLKAAMEACSQRGDWALMQTSSSFKLKWSIDAYEYAESLMLWHLATELLYQEEQPDKKPPESCNENQPNHDKEICKQLSDYMFHLVVMQPALMAPVLGNWQIAFQDTCAEAKRFFREKKIKKSGQPEGCREVLAVKTSNFRQAVVKGNSKSKSVLFDACILAKQLKKLDVDKWMVMSRVWMELMSYAAIKCLPNVHAQQPSRGGELLTFVWLLMNHLGLGTQFYEHERQTGIKIDDNPQNENNNAAAVHDPAEPTSRCKEFSKFNCCH, encoded by the exons ATGTCAGGATATGTGTTCAACGTCCTCCTCGACGGCTTCAAGAGGGTATGGCAATCCTGGAATCTCCGGGGCTGTATTGCCTTGAGCCTCGGCATGCAGGCATCTTTACTTTTGTTATCGCCCTGGAGAAAACGGACCAGACGGAAACTGATACACGCGAGCGTTTGGATGGCATACTTGCTTTGTGACTGGATCGCCGCCGTTGCCATCGGACTAATCACCAAAAACAAAGGTGACGATGCGAGAGATCATAAACCGCCCAAGGAAGGGAGCCATGAAGCGGAGTTCATGGCATTCTGGGCTTCCTTTCTTTTGCTCCATCTTGGAGGCCCCGATACAATTACTTCTTATGCCATTGAGGATAATCAGTTCTGGTTTAGGCACTTCACGGGGCTCGTTGTTCAGCTTCTCAGCACTTCTTACATCTTCTATCAAACGTTTCCGAAGCATAATAAGCTGTGGATTCCCACGGCATTGGTGTTTGTTGCCGGAACTATCAAGTACGCGGAGCGGACGCGTGCTCTCTATCTCTCAAGCTTGGTCCGTTTTGGTCGTTCAGTATTGCCAAATGCAGACCCCGGGCCTCAATATGAAGCGGCGGTGAAAAAGGGCACCGTTGATTTACAG aGTAGGAGAGAGGTACCGGAGATTAAGTATCCTGAGGTTTCCCCACATGAAAAAATGGATTGGGattccaaaataaaattactaaaagtAGCACATCGCctctttaaaaaattcaagggaCTTATTGTGGGCTaccttttgagctcaaaagaccGAGAATGGAGCCGGCAATTTTTCCTTAGTATAAATGCAAGACAGGCATTCAAGATAATAGCGTATGAGCTTAATTTCATCTATGATCTTCTCCACACCAAGGTGGTTGTGGTTCGTTGCCGAGTTGGGTACATCTTCCGCTTTATTGGCATTTCTTCACTCCTGGGTGCATTCCTGGCTTTCCGTTCAATTGAGAAGAAGCATTTGTTTGAAAAGGAGTTCGATATCAAGCTTTCTTACGCCTTGCTCTTCGGGGCGTTAGCCTTCGAGGCGGTAACTCTTCTGATGCTTATTTTTTGTGACTGGACCACCATTGCCCTGACGCATGAGTGGAGCAAACGCATTGCATTTTTCGTTTTGAGGACAGAAAGGTGGTCTAGGTCCATTTCCCAGTATGATATGATAAGCCATTGCTTGAAAGGTCCTGCAGAATGGTTGTCCAAGTTTGCTAATGATTTCGTCCACCTTGGGGAAATTCTAGACAAGATTTGCATCTTGCTTTTTTCACGTACATTGGTGGTCACTGAAGATCTGAAGAAGTTTATTTTCGAGCAGCTGAGGATGAAATCTTTGACTGCAAACGATTTAAAAGCTGCCATGGAGGCATGTTCACAAAGAGGTGACTGGGCTCTTATGCAGACTTCTAGCAGTTTCAAACTAAAGTGGAGCATCGACGCGTATGAATACGCAGAAAGCCTTATGCTTTGGCACTTGGCTACCGAACTACTCTATCAGGAGGAACAACCTGACAAAAAGCCTCCCGAATCTTGTAATGAGAATCAGCCTAATCATGATAAAGAAATATGCAAACAACTTTCGGATTATATGTTTCATCTTGTTGTTATGCAGCCTGCATTGATGGCCCCGGTGTTGGGCAATTGGCAAATAGCCTTCCAGGACACTTGTGCAGAAGCCAAAAGATTcttcagggaaaaaaaaataaaaaaatcgggGCAACCTGAAGGCTGTCGCGAAGTCTTAGCTGTGAAAACATCCAATTTCAGACAAGCTGTTGTGAAGGGTAATAGCAAAAGCAAATCTGTGTTATTTGATGCATGCATCCTCGCAAAACAGCTAAAGAAATTGGATGTGGACAAATGGATGGTAATGAGCAGAGTTTGGATGGAATTGATGTCTTATGCTGCCATCAAGTGTTTACCAAATGTGCATGCACAGCAACCAAGTAGGGGTGGAGAACTCTTGACATTCGTTTGGCTTCTGATGAATCACCTTGGCTTGGGAACACAGTTCTACGAGCATGAACGCCAAACTGGTATCAAAATTGATGACAATCCtcaaaatgaaaacaacaaTGCGGCTGCAGTGCATGATCCCGCTGAGCCTACGTCCAGATGCAAAgagttttcaaaatttaattgttgTCACTGA
- the LOC132169932 gene encoding uncharacterized protein LOC132169932 has translation MSGYVFNVLLDGFKRVWQSWNLRGCIALSLGMQASLLLLSPWRKRTRRKPIHASVWMAYLLCDWIAAVAIGLITKNKGEDARDHKPPKAGSHEAEFMAFWASFLLLHLGGPDTITSYAIEDNQFWFRHLTGLVVQLVSTSYIFYQTFPKHNKLWIPTALVFVAGTIKYAERTRALYLSSLVRFGRSVLSDPDPGPEYEAAVNKATDDLQNRMEIKYPEIKYPEVSPNEKIDWDSRIKLLKVAHRLFEKFKGLIVGYLLSSKDREWSRRFFLSINARQAFKIIAYELNFIYDLLHTKVVVVRCRVGYIFRFIGISSLLGAFLAFRSIEKKHLFEKEFDIKLSYALLFGALAFEAVTLLMLIFSDWTTVALTHEWSKRIAFFNLRRERWSRSISQYDMISYCLKGPAKWLSEFAKIVHLEGILDKICILLYSRTWVVSEELEKFIFDQLRTKSLTANDLKAAMEACSQRGVWALTQTSSSFKLKWSIEAYEYAESLMLWHLATELLYQKEQPDKKPPESCWPRLKKKMTPESCWPWLKKKLTPEYRFPCLKKKEKTPESGNENQPNHKEICKQLSDYMFHLVVMQPALMAPVLGNWQIAFQDTRAEANRFFREKKIKRSGQPEGCRKVLEVRTSNFRQAVVKGNSKSKSVLFDACILAKQLEKLDQLGVDRWRVMSRVWVELMSYAAIKCLPNVHAQQPSRGGELLTFVWLLMNHLGLGTQFYEHESQTDIKIDDSPEHDNVGQRNQGNNNAAAAPTSRCTEFSKFNCCH, from the exons ATGTCAGGATATGTGTTCAACGTCCTCCTCGATGGCTTCAAGAGGGTATGGCAGTCCTGGAATCTCCGGGGCTGTATTGCCTTAAGCCTCGGCATGCAGGCATCTTTACTTTTGTTATCGCCCTGGAGAAAGCGGACCAGACGGAAACCGATACACGCGAGCGTTTGGATGGCATACTTGCTTTGTGACTGGATCGCCGCCGTTGCCATCGGACTAATCACCAAAAACAAAGGTGAGGATGCGAGAGATCATAAACCGCCCAAAGCAGGAAGCCATGAAGCGGAGTTCATGGCATTCTGGGCTTCCTTTCTTTTGCTCCATCTTGGCGGCCCCGATACAATTACTTCTTATGCCATTGAGGATAATCAGTTCTGGTTTAGGCACCTCACGGGGCTCGTTGTTCAGCTTGTCAGCACTTCTTACATCTTCTATCAAACGTTTCCGAAGCATAATAAGCTGTGGATTCCCACGGCCTTGGTGTTTGTAGCCGGAACTATCAAGTACGCGGAGCGGACGCGTGCTCTCTATCTCTCAAGCTTGGTTCGTTTTGGTCGTTCAGTGTTGTCAGATCCAGACCCCGGGCCTGAATATGAAGCGGCGGTGAACAAGGCCACCGATGATTTACAG AATAGAATGGAGATTAAGTATCCTGAGATTAAGTATCCTGAGGTTTCCCCAAATGAAAAGATAGATTGGGATTCCCgaataaaattactaaaagtAGCACACCGCCTCTTTGAAAAATTCAAGGGACTTATTGTGGGCTaccttttgagctcaaaagaccGAGAATGGAGCCGACGATTTTTCCTTAGTATAAATGCAAGACAGGCATTCAAGATAATAGCGTATGAGCTTAATTTCATTTATGATCTTCTCCACACCAAGGTGGTTGTGGTTCGTTGCCGAGTTGGGTACATCTTCCGCTTTATTGGCATTTCTTCACTCCTGGGTGCATTCCTGGCATTCCGTTCAATTGAGAAGAAGCATTTGTTTGAAAAGGAGTTCGATATCAAGCTTTCTTATGCCTTGCTCTTCGGGGCGCTAGCCTTCGAGGCTGTTACTCTTCTGATGCTTATTTTTTCTGACTGGACCACCGTTGCCCTGACGCATGAGTGGAGCAAACGCAttgcatttttcaatttgagGAGAGAAAGGTGGTCTAGGTCCATTTCCCAGTATGATATGATAAGCTATTGCTTGAAAGGTCCTGCAAAATGGTTGTCCGAGTTTGCTAAAATCGTCCACCTTGAGGGAATTCTAGACAAGATTTGCATCTTGCTTTATTCACGTACATGGGTGGTCAGTGAAGAGCTGGAGAAGTTTATTTTCGACCAGCTGAGGACGAAATCTTTGACTGCAAACGATTTGAAAGCTGCCATGGAGGCATGTTCACAAAGAGGTGTGTGGGCGCTTACGCAGACTTCTAGCAGTTTCAAACTAAAGTGGAGCATCGAGGCGTATGAATACGCAGAAAGCCTTATGCTGTGGCACTTGGCTACCGAACTACTCTATCAGAAGGAACAACCTGACAAAAAGCCTCCCGAATCTTGTTGGccaaggctaaaaaaaaaaatgacacccGAATCTTGTTGGCcatggctaaaaaaaaaattgacacccGAATATCGTTTCCCATgtctaaagaaaaaagaaaagacaccCGAATCTGGTAATGAGAATCAGCCTAATCATAAAGAAATATGCAAACAACTTTCGGATTATATGTTTCATCTTGTTGTTATGCAGCCTGCATTGATGGCCCCGGTGTTGGGAAATTGGCAAATAGCCTTCCAGGACACTCGTGCAGAAGCCAACAGATTcttcagggaaaaaaaaataaaaagatcggGGCAACCTGAAGGCTGTCGCAAAGTCTTAGAGGTGAGAACTTCTAATTTCAGACAAGCTGTTGTGAAGGGTAATAGCAAAAGCAAATCTGTGTTATTTGATGCATGCATCCTCGCAAAGCAGCTCGAGAAATTGGATCAATTGGGTGTAGACCGATGGCGGGTAATGAGCAGAGTTTGGGTGGAATTGATGTCTTATGCTGCCATCAAGTGTTTACCAAATGTGCATGCACAGCAACCAAGTAGGGGTGGAGAACTCTTGACATTCGTTTGGCTTCTGATGAATCACCTTGGCTTGGGAACACAGTTCTACGAGCATGAAAGCCAAACTGATATCAAAATTGATGACAGTCCTGAACATGATAACGTTGGTCAAAGAAATCAGGGAAATAACAATGCGGCTGCTGCTCCTACGTCCAGATGCACAgagttttcaaaatttaattgttgTCACTGA
- the LOC132169933 gene encoding probable disease resistance protein At4g19060, with amino-acid sequence MAPKKGKPSAASNETSGAQPEGCHRCSSRSVDESKVHGFEEEWMSLKKVLLRQGSEDRFKAIGITGITGIGKTTLCQLLFNKKEVKDYFFTRIWVCMSAHSGNDPDKKIAILKRMLDSLGVEEEMINNYKVGQEHNLKQLLLYALHLELQGKRYLIVFDDARGGEIDKWYGELSCSSTRDGKWDGLANGLPKGRGEAVIVTSRDEKLAKRMVGVEGILHRLLPRPDEESCLSIFKDAADAAKKKYESEADDLKKDIFHKSAGIPLAAN; translated from the coding sequence ATGGCGCCAAAAAAAGGGAAGCCTAGTGCAGCTTCAAATGAGACAAGTGGCGCACAGCCGGAAGGATGTCACCGGTGCAGCTCTCGGTCCGTTGATGAATCTAAGGTTCATGGGTTTGAGGAAGAATGGATGTCACTGAAAAAGGTGCTTCTCAGGCAAGGAAGTGAGGATCGTTTCAAGGCAATAGGCATCACCGGTATAACTGGTATAGGAAAAACCACACTTTGCCAATTGTTGTTCAATAAAAAGGAGGTGAAGGACTACTTCTTTACAAGGATCTGGGTATGCATGTCAGCACATTCCGGCAACGATCCGGACAAAAAAATAGCGATCCTGAAGAGAATGTTGGATAGCCTTGGAGTAGAAGAGGAGATGATCAACAACTACAAGGTCGGCCAGGAACATAATCTGAAGCAACTACTACTGTATGCTCTGCACCTGGAATTGCAGGGGAAGAGATATTTGATTGTGTTCGATGATGCCAGGGGCGGGGAGATAGACAAATGGTACGGAGAGCTGAGTTGTTCGTCTACTCGTGATGGAAAATGGGATGGTCTCGCGAATGGATTGCCGAAAGGGCGTGGGGAAGCAGTTATTGTGACCAGTAGGGATGAGAAATTAGCGAAAAGGATGGTTGGCGTGGAGGGAATCCTACATCGGCTTCTACCCCGTCCGGACGAAGAGAGCTGTTTGTCCATATTCAAAGATGCAGCTGATGCGGCCAAGAAAAAGTATGAGTCAGAGGCGGACGATCTAAAGAAAGATATCTTCCATAAGTCTGCAGGCATTCCATTAGCTGCAAATTGA